Proteins from one Podospora pseudocomata strain CBS 415.72m chromosome 4, whole genome shotgun sequence genomic window:
- a CDS encoding hypothetical protein (EggNog:ENOG503NYGQ; COG:S), with amino-acid sequence MEDEAADSLSWNIALAPTGDSGSQFHTKNDPNKPLQRQNYVERKGAVDVRCSCADVVHGFLSPDSDVLCTLIVLDFRFDSRKRARRIASVHIDLRFSSLDPNSPYQPEVRAISPDGNFTVAPTTQTESSTLSGNLGISATPGPAPTLSAGISIDKSITRDMTYAATVVGAKSLRGRNFGQPNSASWTLLENPATETGVPVAMRAAILLEREDEELFQCSVTIKARADWRTTLESVFGSTPPDDPVLFDPTIESKRTHYDEMNLGEAFKQLSTVPNVTFRKGLPEQR; translated from the coding sequence ATGGAAGACGAAGCGGCAGACTCGCTCTCTTGGAACATCGCACTTGCTCCCACTGGCGACAGTGGGAGTCAGTTTCACACTAAAAACGACCCCAACAAGCCTCTCCAACGGCAGAACTACGTTGAACGGAAGGGCGCCGTCGACGTCCGGTGCTCCTGTGCCGATGTAGTCCACGGTTTCCTGTCACCCGACAGCGATGTTCTTTGTACCCTGATAGTCCTCGACTTCCGTTTCGACTCTCGCAAACGCGCCCGACGCATCGCTTCCGTCCACATTGACCTCCGATTCAGCAGTTTGGATCCCAACAGTCCCTACCAGCCCGAGGTCAGGGCCATTTCCCCTGACGGAAACTTCACCGTTgctccaacaacccaaaccGAGTCAAGCACGCTCTCGGGAAATTTGGGTATAAGCGCCACTCCTGGCCCTGCCCCAACTTTGAGCGCCGGTATCAGCATAGACAAGAGCATCACCAGGGATATGACCTACGCTGCAACCGTTGTGGGCGCCAAGTCTCTCCGGGGGCGCAATTTTGGCCAGCCAAACTCGGCTTCATGGACACTGCTGGAGAATCCCGCGACCGAGACCGGTGTTCCCGTCGCCATGCGGGCCGCTATCCTGcttgagagggaggatgaagagcTTTTCCAGTGCTCCGTCACCATCAAGGCGCGCGCTGACTGGCGTACAACATTGGAATCTGTGTTCGGCTCTACACCACCTGACGATCCGGTCCTGTTCGATCCGACAATCGAGTCCAAGAGAACCCACTATGATGAGATGAACCTTGGGGAAGCTTTCAAGCAGCTATCGACTGTTCCCAACGTCACTTTCAGAAAAGGGTTACCTGAACAAAGGTGA